Proteins from a single region of Nerophis ophidion isolate RoL-2023_Sa linkage group LG08, RoL_Noph_v1.0, whole genome shotgun sequence:
- the svild gene encoding supervillin isoform X4, producing the protein MTKCSLNAEMYKYIQLAEFNSGDSEKKELTKKPNTIEAVHTSLADRFNQLHDAENAWKKKKSGMDTTPKVSLAERMKVLKDKEELWKNKGKGAANDSSQFTVAGRMAKKGLVTDTGKEESRLTPLKKSNATPVKPQEDISSRTAVKVEGDKRLDKLESFLDKLHSKGVSKNNTPTIEVTAETEKEVMTLDDEETFGNFFKSATSSALQDIIVTEEDLTQIQADTPRLTSTVAEHKRAVRPNRRNQGSRNPLKALAARNDIRQVYTEQRLNIASVETKRIQVERMAKHSNLADVALAGLASKENFRKVNLRSVKSTDVITNNSTLPFNKLMLIRIKGRRHVQVRLVEPTSKSLNSGDCFLLITPKQCFMWSGEFANVIEKAKASEMASFVQAKRDLGCRASQVTVLEEGINTDSKWAKEFWSLLGGKGQYRGAGEPEEDELYESGVLDSSGVYRLQGDKLVPDEDAWASIPSVSLLDSKEVLVFDFGSEVYVWHGKDVSLGDRKVAVKLGKQLYSGSYDYSSCRVNPLDASCTNNEVPQQGEGRPSWTLFGRLSEHNETSLFREKFLDWAERKKEEAAVTEEVKSPTHSSVRSSPDLDLQPCEARALLDNEPEPVKSVLEGVDVQRGHGVVRTEDRRQAELATVAVDAWHIKEYGEEEVPEESLGQLHEGDAYIIRWKYSITTLVGKRQKPGELSAGAPGRERTACFFWQGLQSSVSEKGTSALKTVELGNFRGSQVLVTQGKEPPCFLQLFQGGLIIHKGSQEDSVKTSAGWRLFCVRGEADVEAMLVEVDCHSASLRSRAVLVLLHARDGRLYVWRGCKVHAGAMQVAKRAVDLLSQRCPSELGLKSSSRVKVEEIEEGAEPAEFLKVLSVQDRKSYDCMLQDPGKYNYTPRLFRLGASSGVFEGEEYLYPARVTEGVMAMPFLQENLYSAQQPALFLLDNRMEVYLWQGWQPEEEQCTGSAKMRWDNERKCAMETALQYCKEKSSRRPPQAYLVTAGCEPLTFTNIFPYWKKDPSIASKTESSKNKVSLVKEVLSKLSKLQYSIEELTRSPLPDGVDPLRLEDYLSDQDFKNLLELSRVEFNALPNWKQKNLKKSKGLF; encoded by the exons AAATCAGGCATGGATACGACGCCCAAGGTGTCGCTGGCCGAGAGGATGAAGGTCCTGAAGGACAAGGAGGAGCTGTGGAAGAATAAAGGCAAAGGTGCTGCCAACGATTCCAGTCAGTTCACCGTAGCAGGACGCATGGCCAAAAAAG GTCTGGTGACAGACACAGGAAAGGAAGAGTCCCGTCTTACGCCGCTAAAGAAGTCCAACGCCACTCCTGTGAAGCCACAGGAAG ACATCTCCAGTAGAACTGCTGTCAAGGTGGAAGGAGACAAGCGGCTGGACAAACTGGAGTCTTTCCTGGACAAACTTCACAGCAAAG GCGTGAGCAAGAACAACACGCCCACCATTGAAGTGACGGCAGAGACGGAGAAAGAAGTCATGACGTTGGATGACGAAGAGACCTTTggcaacttctttaagtcggccACATCCTCGGCCCTCCAGGACATCATCGTGACCGAGGAGGACCTGACCCAGATACAGGCTGACACGCCCAG ACTCACCTCAACTGTAGCTGAGCACAAGCGAGCGGTGAGACCAAACAGAAGGAATCAGGGATCCAGGAACCCTCTGAAAGCGCTGGCTGCACGCAACGACATCCGGCAGGTGTACACCGAACAGAGGCTCAACATCGCCTCGGTGGAGACCAAGAGGATCCAAGTGGAGAGAA TGGCCAAACACTCCAACCTCGCTGACGTAGCCCTTGCAGGCCTGGCCAGCAAAGAGAACTTCCGCAAGGTCAACCTGCGTAGCGTCAAGTCGACTGATGTTATCACCAACAACAGCACGCTGCCCTTCAACAAGCTCATGCTTATACGCATCAAAG GTCGGAGGCACGTGCAGGTACGCCTGGTGGAGCCCACCTCTAAATCTCTCAACAGCGGCGACTGCTTCCTCCTCATCACGCCCAAGCAGTGCTTCATGTGGAGCGGCGAGTTCGCCAATGTCATTGAGAAGGCAAAG GCGTCGGAGATGGCGTCCTTCGTCCAGGCCAAGAGGGACCTTGGATGCCGAGCCTCTCAGGTGACAGTGCTGGAGGAGGGCATCAACACAGACAGCAAATGGGCCAAAGAGTTTTGGAGTCTGCTTGGAGGAAAGGGCCAGTATAGAG gagCAGGAGAGCCAGAGGAGGATGAGCTGTATGAGAGCGGGGTGTTGGACTCCAGCGGGGTCTATAGACTCCAGGGAGACAAGCTGGTGCCGGACGAAGACGCCTGGGCCTCCATCCCGAGTGTCTCCTTGCTCGACTCCAAAGAG gTTTTGGTGTTTGATTTTGGCAGCGAGGTGTACGTGTGGCACGGCAAGGACGTGTCTTTGGGAGACAGAAAGGTGGCAGTCAAATTGGGCAAGCAGCTCTACAGTGGCAGCTACGACTACAGCAGTTGCAGGGTTAACCCGTTAGATGCCTCCTGCACAAATAACGAAGTACCACA GCAAGGAGAGGGCCGTCCAAGCTGGACTCTGTTTGGTCGTCTGTCAGAACACAACGAGACGTCCCTTTTCAGAGAGAAATTCCTGGACTGGGCCGAGAGAAAGAAGGAGGAGGCAGCCGTAACGGAGGAAGTCAAG AGCCCGACCCATTCCAGTGTTCGCTCGTCGCCTGATCTGGACCTGCAGCCATGCGAAGCCAGAGCGCTGCTGGACAACGAACCAGAGCCAGTTAAAAGCGTCCTGGAAGGGGTGGACGTCCAGCGGGGGCACGGCGTGGTGAGGACCGAAGACCGCAGGCAAGCGGAGTTGGCCACAGTGGCCGTTGACGCCTGGCACATTAAAGAATACGGTGAAGAAGAGGTGCCTGAAGAGAGTCTTGGACAGCTCCACGAAGGAGATGCTTACATCATCCGCTGGAAGTACTCCATCACCACACTCG TGGGGAAGCGACAGAAACCAGGAGAGCTGAGTGCCGGTGCTCCAGGGAGGGAAAGGACAGCTTGCTTCTTCTGGCAGGGCCTCCAGTCCAGCGTGAGCGAGAAGGGAACCTCTGCCCTTAAGACAGTAGAGCTCGGTAACTTCAGAGGCTCACAA GTTCTGGTGACTCAGGGAAAAGAGCCCCCGTGCTTCCTCCAGCTGTTCCAGGGCGGTTTGATCATCCACAAGGGCAGTCAAGAGGACTCTGTCAAAACCTCcg CAGGTTGGAGGTTGTTCTGCGTCCGCGGTGAGGCGGACGTGGAGGCCATGCTGGTGGAGGTGGACTGCCACAGCGCCAGCCTGCGCTCGCGGGCCGTTCTTGTCCTGCTTCACGCTCGGGATGGCCGTCTCTACGTGTGGCGAGGATGTAAAGTGCACGCCGGCGCCATGCAGGTGGCTAAGAGGGCTGTGGACCTTCTCAGCCAGAG GTGTCCGTCTGAGTTGGGTCTGAAAAGCAGCAGCCGGGTAAAGGTGGAAGAGATcgaggaaggagctgagcctgcAGAATTCCTGAAGGTTCTTAGCGTGCAGGACAGGAAGTCCTACGATTGCATGCTTCAAG ACCCAGGGAAGTACAATTACACCCCGAGGCTGTTCCGCCTGGGTGCCAGTTCTGGTGTCTTCGAAGGGGAGGAGTATCTATATCCTGCCAGGGTGACGGAGGGCGTCATGGCCATGCCTTTCCTGCAGGAGAACCTCTACTCCGCCCAGCAGCCCG CACTTTTTCTGCTGGACAACCGCATGGAGGTGTACCTTTGGCAGGGCTGGCAGCCGGAAGAGGAGCAGTGCACGGGCTCAGCAAAGATGCGCTGGGACAACGAGAGGAAGTGTGCCATGGAGACAGCGCTGCAGTACTGCAAAG AAAAGAGTTCTCGGCGCCCCCCTCAGGCGTATCTCGTCACGGCAGGCTGTGAGCCGCTCACCTTTACCAACATTTTCCCATACTGGAAAAAGGACCCCAGCATTGCATCAAAA ACTGAGAGCTCCAAAAACAAAGTGTCCTTAGTGAAGGAGGTGCTGTCCAAGCTGAGTAAGCTGCAGTATTCCATCGAGGAGCTCACCAGGTCGCCCCTTCCTGACGGGGTGGACCCTCTCCGCCTGGAGGATTACCTCTCTGACCAGGACTTTAAG AATCTTCTGGAGCTGAGTCGGGTGGAGTTCAACGCTCTGCCCAATTGGAAGCAGAAGAACCTGAAGAAGAGCAAGGGGCTTTTTTAA